CTGACGGGGCGCCGCCCCCTCAGGCGCGCGTGGCCGTGAACGGGCCGTCCGTCGCGAAAGCGAGCGCGGCGAAGCGCTCGCCCATCAGGCGGTGGGTCGCGGCGTCCGGGTGCAGTTGGTCCGGCAGCGGCAGCTCGTCCGCGTCGGCCGGGCCGTAGAGCGCGCGGCCGTCGAGGTGGTGCAGATGCGGGTCGTCCGCGGACCGCTGTGCGACGATCCGGGCCAGTTCCTCGCGTACGACGTTCAGCGTCAGCTTTCCACCCGCGGTCTCGGCCGCGTCGCCCATGGCGACGAACTTCAGCTGTCCCATGCTCAGTTGCGAGAGATCCGGTGCGCTCGGGCCCGGGGTGTCCTCGTGTATCGGGCACAGGATCGGTGAGACCAGAAGCAGCGGGGTGGTGGGGTGGCCCTCGCGGATCGTGTCGAGGAAGCCGTGGACGGCGGGGGTGAAGGCGCGCAGCCGCATCGCGTCGGTGTTGACCAGGTTGATGCCGATCTTGAGGCTGATCAGATCGGCCGGGGTGTCCCGCAGCGTGCGAGCGGTGAAGGGGTCGAGCAGGGCACTGCCGGCCAGCCCCAGATTGATCAGTTCCACGCCACCGAGACGCGCGGCGAGCGCGGGCCAGATGGCACTGGGGCTCGCGGCGTCGGAACCGTGGCTGATCGAGCTCCCGTGGTGCAGCCACACCGGGCGGCCCCGGTCCGGTGCGGGTTCGACGGGGGCGTCGGTGCGCAGCGCGACGAGTTCGGTGGTCTCGTTGTGCGGCAGCCAGATCTCGATGTCCTTGTCGCCCTCGGGCAGACCGGCGAACCGGATCGTCGCGACCGGACCCGGCCGGTGCTCGGTCGATCCGGTGACCATGTCGACGATCACGGTGTTGCCGGTGGACGCGGTGGCCCGGCCCGCGGGGCGGCCGTCGACGAGCAGGTCGTACACGCCGTCCGGGCGCGGCGGCGCACCCGCGTAGGCCCGCTTGGTGGGCAGGGTGTCCAGCTCCAGGGCGGTCGCCCGCGTACGGAAGGCCAGCCGGACACCGGAGGGCTGGGACTCGGCGAAGGCCAGCTGGGGGTCGGCGTACTGGGCGCGCGCCCACGCCGGCAGCCGGTGCGGGAGGACACCGTGCGCGGTGCGCTCCAGATCGAGGGCACCCCGCAGGAGCGCGGCGGTGAGAGGTGTGGTGATCCAGCGGTGCGAAGTGCTCGGTGGAGTGCTCAAGGTGCTCTGCCCGTCGGTCGTCGGTCGGATGGTGGATGTCGCGTGTCGGGAGGGGCCGGCGGCTCAGCGAGCGGCCCAGTTCCTCAGGAGCGCGTCGAGCCGGTCCAGGGCCCAGATCCAGCTCTCCTGGGGGTCCGGGGCGGAGTGGCTGAAGCCGCCGGATGCCT
The DNA window shown above is from Streptomyces sp. NBC_00247 and carries:
- a CDS encoding GDSL-type esterase/lipase family protein; this translates as MSTPPSTSHRWITTPLTAALLRGALDLERTAHGVLPHRLPAWARAQYADPQLAFAESQPSGVRLAFRTRATALELDTLPTKRAYAGAPPRPDGVYDLLVDGRPAGRATASTGNTVIVDMVTGSTEHRPGPVATIRFAGLPEGDKDIEIWLPHNETTELVALRTDAPVEPAPDRGRPVWLHHGSSISHGSDAASPSAIWPALAARLGGVELINLGLAGSALLDPFTARTLRDTPADLISLKIGINLVNTDAMRLRAFTPAVHGFLDTIREGHPTTPLLLVSPILCPIHEDTPGPSAPDLSQLSMGQLKFVAMGDAAETAGGKLTLNVVREELARIVAQRSADDPHLHHLDGRALYGPADADELPLPDQLHPDAATHRLMGERFAALAFATDGPFTATRA